In the Apteryx mantelli isolate bAptMan1 chromosome 26, bAptMan1.hap1, whole genome shotgun sequence genome, GGCAGTCAGCTTCTAAGCTGCGCTTAATTTTGGGCCATGCTAGCAATGGTCAGAGTGTGCCGCCTTGCAGCAAGCCTGTGGCAGTAATGAAATCCGATGGCCTAGAGACTGACTCACTTGTCTTTAACCATCTTTGAATTgtctaaatgctattttaaatttggatTTGCCCCTCTTCAGTATCCCCATGCTGTTGGGAAGAACACCCTTCTGATTGCTGGACTCCAAGCAAGGAACAACGCCCGTGTCGTTTTCAGTGGCTCCTTGGATTTCTTTAGTGATGCTTTCTTCAATTCTGCTGTGCAGAAAGCTACTCCTGGCTCCAAGAGGTACGGTAACGTCTTGGCATCCTTGGCTGAGGAATGTCTGGGGAGCTGTTTGATCACAAAAATCCTGGGAAACAGGCAACAGATATTTGTGCTATTGGAAATACACAGAGTACTTTCCTGAAGAAAGTAAAGACTTGTGTTCTTTTGACTTCGGTGCAGGTAAGCTAGCTAACTAGCCCAAGGTGTGTGTTTTCCTCTGGTAGCTTTTCCTGTCTACAACATCAGGTTGTTTTTGCATCCAGAACATCCAAAGGTTCTGCAAATGCAATTGATAGCCTTGAGGGCACAACTATGATGTGCATAATATTCCGTGTCACATCCCCCTTTCAGCACAAGCATGTCCCATTAACAAGCAAGGCATAAACTAAGCGctggatttcttttaaaaatatttttctccgtATTTAGTGACTGCCCAGCAGACTTAAGATGATGCTTGAGGAGCAATAATTTGTACCAGAAAGCGGGAATGTAAAGAGTGCGTGATATGTACCTTTGCCCTGGTAGGAGGGAGTGCTTTGGAAAGTAATTCCCTTTTCAGACCTAGGCTAGCTTTGTGCTGCTTTCAGATCCATTAATGGCTTGGTTTTTGGCATGTGCTGTAGTTTTTCAGAGTGGCTGCCGtactttctctgcctttcttcaacTGTAGATATTCCCAGACTGGTAATTACGAGCTGGCCATTGCCTTGTCTCGCTGGGTGTTCAAGGAAGAGGGAGTGCTGCGTGTTGGAGCGGTGTCTCACCACCGCGTGGGAGAACGCGCGCCTCCGAATGCCTACACTGTCACTGATCTTGTGGTAAGGCTGCGGATGATGCGGTTGGAACGTGTTCGTGTTCTCTGGGCAGCAAGAAACGTGGAAGCAGATTTGTCTTTGCTTCTCCAGTTAAAAATTTGAGAGTCTTGGCATTCACTCGGCGTCACTTCCATCAGACGGTGCCTCCATGAGTTAGTGCTGAGAGAGGTGACAGTGGCCACAGTCATGCGTTAAGTGTCTTGGTCTGGAGAAGCCTGTGACCTCTCTGTTAAATGTTGCTGATGTTcagtagtggggtttttttgtttttggttttttttttctggagctttTGCTTGGTCATTGCTTGTCTGTCTTTCAATACAGAGATTTCAGACTGCTGTAGAAAGTAAAGTCAAAGCGTATCATTTGGCAAGCTGGAAAAAACACCTTATTGCCTTTAAAGATTGTAACTATAAAACCTGTTGTACCGGAGAGGATATTTTCAGGTTTCGGCTGCCTAGGGAGCTGAAAAGTATAGCTGGAGCTATTTCAGGTCTCTGTAAAATCTGTATCTACTTACTTTTTGGCCACTGAGAGCTGATTTGATCGTTGATAGCTCAGTTGTGTTTCTAAGAGGGCAAACATACCtaatctgctttggaaaaagaaattTGGGAGAATTCCCTCGTCACCTTGAAATTTCTCCCTTCTCTAGCATCATAGTCTGGCGTTGTTTGTCTTTTAATGTCTGTTTTTCAGGTATTAATCTTATGTAATATTAATGCACTGTGGTTTTGTTTCAGGAGTACAGCATTGTCATCGAAAAGCTCTCTGACGGGAAGTGGGTTCCCTTTGATGGAGACGACATTCAGCTGGAGTTTGTCCGCATTGATCCGTTTGTCCGGACTTTCTTGAAGAGAAATGGTAGGTTTCTGTCGCCTCTCCGGCCTTGGGTTTACGTGTTCTTGCCTCTTGGCGCGGCAGTATTTGTAACGAGGAAGACCTGGTGCAAGGAGAAGGCTTCCACAGCTTCTCTCCTCCTGTTTTCTGTGTCACTTAAacactgctgctttctctttcttaGGGGGCAAATACAGCGTGCAGTTCAAGCTGCCAGATGTCTATGGAGTGTTTCAGTTTAAAGTAGATTATAACCGACTGGGTTATACTCACCTGTACTCCTCCACCCAGGTACGTACAGTGGGAATTTATCATGCAGGAAGAAAGGGATATCTGCTAAAGTTATTACTGGGGTGCAGCGTACTTAAATGTGCAAGGAATTTGAGCACTTTTGACTTCCTTATCTTTCGATTTGCCTTTTTGAGGTCTTTAGTAAGATGTGGAAATGGGCTTCACAAGAAAATTGTTTTTGTGGTTGCCTCTTTTTGGGGAAATGCTGTGCAGCTGCTGAGAATGCCAGCACAAAGGTAGTCTTACTGCTGGGGGGACTTGAATCGTGCAAATGTTTCTTGCAAAGTAGAGAACTTGGAGCTTTTAGAATACAAGGGGCATGTCAGAAAGCTTTTAGCTAACGAGGAAACCAGTGATCTGTCCTAAAAATAAATAGTTCATTTGCCTTTTTAGTCAAGCAACAGGCACTGAAGAGCAGAGGGTGGTAGAGTTGTGTGCAGGAGATTATCTTGATCTGTTATTGCGTACTGCCAAACTCAAGAGACATTCTCTCCTTTCCTAGGTGTCtgtgcgtcccctccagcacacGCAGTATGAACGTTTCATCCCCTCGGCATATCCGTACTATGCCGGTGCCTTCTCCATGATGGTAGGCCTCTTCATGTTCAGCATCGTCTTcttgcacatgaaggagaaggagaaatccGACTGAGCTCCCTATGGGAGGAAGAGCCTTTGTTCATATCACTGGCACCGCGCAGAGACCGGCAGCACTCGGGATCCTTACTGTAACTGTTTGAGGACTGGTAGGTGCCAGACAAGCTACGACtttgtttttgatgttttttttttttgttaaatttggGGTGACTAGTTGGAGGGAAAATGAACCGGATGTTTGAGAGGAATCCATTGCCAGAGGATTTGGAAACGCGGTGATTCTGCTATCGTTGTTCCGGGACTagtttgcagtgctgctgctgctctgtttgTCTCTTCCCTCAATTGGAATGATTTTGACTCGAGGTTGACTCCGTTTTCAAAATAAAGTCTCGTTCCTCTCACCCTAGGTTGAAGTGTGTGAATCGACCGTTTGGGGCTTTCTGGTGGCCCTTTCTTGTAGTTTGGGAGAAGTGTTGTCCGCTGGGGCTGACTGCCTTGTCCTTGCACGTGAGCTGTAGCACGGTTACCCCGTGTGTgaggggggggctggagggggatgcTTTTCTGATGGATC is a window encoding:
- the DDOST gene encoding dolichyl-diphosphooligosaccharide--protein glycosyltransferase 48 kDa subunit, whose product is MAAAALALWWLLAAAAAAATATTGAEGGPRTLVLLENGNLRDTHSLFFRSLADRGFDLTFRTADDAGLSLIKYGEFLYDNLIIFSPSIEDFGGNINVETITAFIDGGGSVLVAASSDIGDPLRELGSECGIEFDEERTAVIDHHNYDISDPGQHTLIVADAENLLKAPTIVGKTTLNPILFRGVGMVADPDNPLVLDILTGSSTSYSFFPDKPITQYPHAVGKNTLLIAGLQARNNARVVFSGSLDFFSDAFFNSAVQKATPGSKRYSQTGNYELAIALSRWVFKEEGVLRVGAVSHHRVGERAPPNAYTVTDLVEYSIVIEKLSDGKWVPFDGDDIQLEFVRIDPFVRTFLKRNGGKYSVQFKLPDVYGVFQFKVDYNRLGYTHLYSSTQVSVRPLQHTQYERFIPSAYPYYAGAFSMMVGLFMFSIVFLHMKEKEKSD